The DNA segment taaaaaagttatggacgttttAAATTGATGGGACAATTGACATGTGTCTTAGATGTGGAGAAAGAAAGTAAATAAATATAGGATTACTTTTATAACCTTCCAATATCTTCTTTTCTTTAAAACTAATTTCAACTCTCCGAATCTTAGATCAATGACCAAaatccttcttacccttcttatttatttttcctttgtatttgatcctaatccatatAAATTTGGCCCAACGTGTGATACAACGAATAGTTTTGGTACGTTACGTGATGAGGTGGATTGTTTTGACACGGAACTTGGGATATGGGAGCATAAAATAGAGGTGGTTAAAAAATTTGTGGAAACTAACACCCGCCCGAAGATTGAAGACTATAGTGGATGGTCCGAAAATATGAGAAAATACTATGATAGTTTGACAAAAGTGAATGGAGATGAAGCCGAGGTGGAGTCCAAGACCGATGAGATGGCACGGTTTATGAAGTTGGGCTCGAAATTTTAGCTTCTTTTTTTGGTGTTTTTCAATGTATGTTTTCTTTTTTTAGTGGTTTGTTGCTTAGGCAAGTCGCCTTTGCTTAacatatgcatgtatgtaatctttttttaatattaataaatgttTACCCGGGGAGCCCCGTTTCCCAAAAAAAATCCATATAAAGGGAGGGTTTAAGAGAACTCCTTTTATTGTGAGAACTCGAAAACTCCTAAAAAACACCCCAAAACACACACATTTTTTGCTGTAAATCTAGCATTATTAAAATACCAAAAAAATTGTATCATACATGTGCAACGCtatgaaaaaaaataatgaaattagTTATAAATGAATTAGTATTTTATCAATatattatttctttttttttcaataatCTTTTTCTTGATTCTCCCCTCTCTTTCCTTCTCTCTATATATACATTCATTAATCAAAAGTGAGCTTAAATAAGTGAATTTGATATCTCCCATGACCTTTTTCTTTTAAAGCTAATCTATTAGGATTTAAAGCTCCACTTTCATAACTTTATAGTTAAAAGGTCAACTCTATAACTTATTAGCATTATATGTTctaattgtttttatttatttcggCTAATCAATTttttattgtaatttttttttaatgataGGACAATATAATGTCATACTTGTTTGAAGATCACATCTACTTAAAATATGCTTAACTGCGTGGTTTCTACTACTCCTGCATTTTGTAGGAAGTGTCTTAACGATTAACTAAGAGTGTATCCCATAATTGCTGCACATCTTGGTCTCGCTTGTTGGGAGTAGGGTCAATCCACTGACGAGTTCGTCACAAGATGGAAGCACTAAACCATAGTCACATGTAGGAAGCATAGGTTGGCGTTGACGACAATCAAGGATGACCCACGTGCCTTCAAGATATCTCTGTGAGAAGTAGTGCTGGAGCAGGTTCGAGCCTTTGGCAGTTGCCAAGTCAAAGTCACTAACCACAAACGTTCTTAATAGATGACTAAGTAATGGTGGTTGGAGAGGATCAAATATGCTTGCTAGTTATGAAGGATGTTGTAGTCGAATTATCCGTGAGTGGCATCGAAGGTGGCCATGGCTCACAACTAAGTCAAATGTCCACAACATATCTATGTACTTGGGTGATGTGTGCGAATATGTGTATTTTTAGGGGTTTTCTTAAACAAATAATCgttttatatttattataaaaaatactTAATACTTTTACAAAGCTACACACGTTAAGGCAAGTGTATGTATGATGACATAGTATAGTATGGTATAAACCATGTATCAACACATGGACTTGGTCGATCTTAATACTTAACCTTCCAGTCAGTCATAAAGTTGAGAGGTTACGCACGTAAATGTAAAATACATACATGAAGTTGAGAGGTTGTGCATGTAAAAGTAaaatacatacataaaaatataggACAAGATAGGAATCAATCTGAGATAAGTACCACTTTGGCTTTGAATCTCCTTAATGTAAAATATCACATTTGAAACGTTTACAACCAAATAAGCCTTAGACACGAGCCGCAACTCTATAACCAAACACCAAAGTGGTACAAACATGAAACAACACTCCACAAACATGTTGCTAATTGGTAGTATACAAGCACAAAATCAATCCGGGTTGGTGGTAATTAGTATTTGGTAATCGGGTTGGTTAAATGGGCAACAAAATCTGCTAATTGGTTTGGTAATTGGGCCTAATTTGGTGTTTGGTCCATAATGGCTTTTTTGAGACTTGGTGACCCAAATGGGTTATTGAGCCTGATTTTAAAATGATCATCCAAGATTCCAAGTTGGTGTTGAAGGTGACCTAAATGGGTTATTGGGCCTGATTATAAAATGATCATCCAAAATTCTAAGTTGGTGTCGAACAGTGTAAATAATTTAAGCAAGGCGGTTGCGTTCGACAAAAATACTATAGCTATAAGAACTAAAATGCGCCAAACAGACTTGGCTTGTTGCGGCTTAGCCGCTGATTTTGTCGCTGAAATCCACTTAAAGCAAATGTGGGGACCACATCCCATCCAACCTAAGTGCGACATGTGGCGATCTGTCAGCTGGCCAATCCACACGGTCAGCCGTCACTGCCATGTGGATATACTAGCTATACAAGCTATCCACGTAGGACTTCCTAATAGCTTAGCTGACGCCCAATTGTCTACTCAGTTAATTTTGCTCTGCTCGGTTCACGGCTCACCCGATCGGCGCCAACTACTTAAATGGATATCTACTTAAATACGTATCGGCTGAGCCGTCGCTTTTTAACGTTTCATATTAAATTTGCCATCTTATTATTTCCATCTtcctaatcattttttttcttAAAGATTAATAATAAACGCAAGTAAATTTTTCTCTAAAAAATGTAACTGAGCATTGCTTTGTTTATGGAAAACGGGATATTGTTAATGGGTTGTTCAATACGTTCATTTTGATTGTATGAAATAAGCTTTACGTTTAAATATGAATATTAATTACTTATTATGATTTATTATATTTGCTTTTAAAAAAGTTTTGAGCTTGAAAATATTACTCAATTCCTTGAGTTACCAATACCTGATCGAATGCCTGACGCGTTTCCCACGAAAAGTAAAAATGAGGTTTCCTCCTAGTAGTGAACCTGAACCGAACCAAACTAGACCGACCTGACCCAAAGTTATTTCTACTCTATGTAAATGATTGTGCATTTAATTACCACACCCCATCACACATTTTGTGATACATTGGTGCACATTTGGAACGATGTGTTATAATTTCTTATGAGCTCAATGAttatcttttaattttttagCAATGGTTTGATCGTTTGCTATGTTATTTTGTTCATTCACTTGTTTCGTTCATTTGCAAAGTTTTCTACAAAGAAATTCTATCATCATTCATTGCAAATTAAATTAGGAATTATTATAACAATTGCTCTATATAGTTTCTAGCAAAAGATTTAGACGTATCAATAGAAATTATCACCTCAATATCTCATCACAAAATTGATATTTTAAACAAAACAAACACATCTAGTTACCTAACTTTCTACCAATAAAATGTAGACTCCGAACAATAATTACCACACATTTTTGTTACTAACCATTTAACACATCTATCAATATACCAAACTTAATCTTCTATATCGACTCCTCTAATCACTACTCTTAGGCCACATGGTGTGGCAACGCGCCACCCATGTCACCCATTATAGCGCCTCGGGGCGCCATCAACCACACTACCACCGTTAAACAGGAGGCGCTATCGAAGCCCCGCCAGCACGTTAACGGACGAATTTTGGGTAGATCGAGGCATTTGGTCAACATAATTGTTAAAAGGGGCGCTAGTGGGGCTTATCCCACACCATCATTGTTAAAGGGGGCgccatttttatctcaaaatctacGTGACGCTTatgtggcgtgataaagcccctagggtcTTTATACCACACCCTGTAACCTGATCAAAAACTTAATTTCCGTTAGCTAGCACATAAGAAATTCATCTATCCTTCGGAAAAATCTCTTAGTAGTAAAAGCTAAAACGCGTGTTAGTTAACGTTCTGTATATTATCATTTTTTGCATTTATTTTTTATAGCCAAATGTTTAATTTTTTAATTCAGATTgcttaataataaaatatgtttaaaattatatatatatatatatatatatatatatatatatatatatatatataatttttataaaatcggGAAAactttgaagtttgaaaataaaaaattgcataatattaaaaaaataattaaataaaatataataacaatGAGTCAATGACATAAGTTACACTTTTAATCTTgagtttataatttttttaacagAGTTAATTaatgttttcgtccctgtggtttgtttaaaatcactatttcagtccattcaaaggcgtagcttaagaggggccgggaggggcgcccgaccccccgaacttttcgctcagtagtgttatatatgtagttttcgtatataaatttttgggtatatacgttttcgaccccccgattctatagaaatttttttggtatatacgttttcgccccccccccccctgtttTCATgatcaagcttcgccactgagtccattagtttaaaaattgtgatttcagtccctgtggtttcactttcgtaaacGTGACAGGACAGGTTTTGTTGATATATCTTTCTTGAAAAAGACCAAAGTTTTAAGTCTGTTTCTTTTTATAGAAAGGATGCATCAAGCCAATACAAAACATGTGTAACTCCTATATATATTTGTCATCTATATCTTCTATAAATACCCTTTTTTTCTCAACATGTTCTTTCGCCTAGCAAAAGTGGGTGGTTCCTAAAACCTCAACATGGCAAAAACTTGTTACATTTTACTCCTCATTGCTCTTACTGTCACAGGTCCCATAATCAAACTTTTTACAATATTGTGATTAATTTAATTAGCTACTGCTTTGTACTGTAATTAAACTAGCTATTATACTGATCGACTTTTAATAACGGCAACAGATTTCATGACAATGAAGGCAAAATTATGTGAAAAGCCGAGTAAGACCTGGTATGGAGAATGCAAAGACGAAGTGAAGTGTGACAAGCGGTGCATTGAATGGGAGGGTGCGGAACATGGATCTTGTCACGAACGTGAAGCCAAATACATGTGCTTTTGTTACACGCAATGTCGTCCTAAAGATAAGAACCCAACTCCTCCTACTGGTAAGCAACCGACTCCTCCCAAAGGTGGACAACCGGCTCCTCCAGCAGGCACAGGAAAACCATCTCCGCCCAATGATGGTCAACCTGTGCCTCCTGGTAGCGGTAAGCCAGGAGGTGGGCCACCATCTCCACCTCCACCTGCTCCGCCTTCTAATGGTGGTAAGCCGGCTCCTACTCCAGGAGGAGGGCAGCCAACTCCACCTGATGGCGGCCAACCTGCGCCTCCTGATAGCGGTAAACCAGGAGACGGGTCACcatctccacctccacctccatctGATGGCGGAAAGCAACCTGCTCCGCCTTCTGATGAAGGTAAGCCAGCTCCTACTCCAGGAGGAGGGCAACCAGCTCCACCTGATGGCGGCCAACCTGCACCTCCTTCTCCAGATACTCCAGGAGGAGGTGGACCACCATCTCCACCCAACGGTAGCCAGCCagctcctcctcctcctcctcctcctgatGGTAGTACCCCAGCTCCTTCTCCAGGAGGAGGGCAGCCATCTCCGCCTGTTGGCGGACAACCTGCTCCTCCAGGATGCAATAGGTTGCTTATAGATAAGTTGATAGCTGAAGCTCTCGCCAAACATAAGACCCAAGTCTAGAAAGTATCGTATCTTTAACATTTGGATGGACACATAAGCTGCCATAAATGGCAAATTATGAGCAAAAAGAGATGTTACATATTCAACAATTTTAATGGTGTAATGTGTTGTATGTGTACTCAATCGGTCATTATTCATTGATTCCAATGCATAATGTTTCGATAATATgataattaaaatattttttttatttctttattaGTGATTTATATCATATATATTAGTAATATATGATGTTGAAAGTGCTAACAACATAAGTGAACATAAATTAAAGAATAGCTTAGAGTTATATTGCAAAACTAAAATCAAGCTTCTTATTTTTATCACAAATCCATGAATATGAGATATGAATTCAACAATTAACAACATAGTTCTCCTAGTCGTTCTCTATATACTTGTTCAGTTGTTTTTAGACTCGGGCAATCATAGTCCATCATGGTGGTAACTCTGAATATTCCAATTGACTTTatatttagagttaaatgccactTTAGTTGCTgtggtttaggttaatttgtaagtttagtccaaatgtttcattttttgtATGTGGATTCAAAAAAGGTTtcaacgttgccattttagtccaccgtgttaacttcatccattttttttgtaattcggtcattttatatgtaattctgttagcTAGAAAGACAATTCGGCCacataaaatgatcgaattgcctttctcgttaacataaaaaatggagAAAGTTAACcgaatggactaaaatggcaacaatgaaacctttttgaatccacagacgaaaaatgaaacctttggactaaactagcaaaatggcccaaaccacagggactaaaatgacatttactTTAACGTCATCCATAATGGTTAATGCCCCCCTAAAAGGCATTTTCCATCACATCAGCATCATCATAATGCCTCTTAAAAAATGTGTAATTGTTAACGTTCCTCAATGCCCATTCAGTCATTAATTTCCAGTTGTTTTCTCCTCATTTGACATTATATTAGAGATGTCCctctaggggtgagcaaaaggaaaatccgacccgagaaccgatcaaacataaaatacagaaccgattcactaccctaaatatagggtcggttccggtccataggtccaATTCGGGTTTtaccatgaaaagaaccgagaactgacccgaccctattttatatgaaaaattggaaccgatctaaatacctaggtacttgggttcgggtcgggttgggtatattttcggttcggttctcggttattttcggtccggacctaaacttgctcacccctatgTCCCTCCCTCTTCATGTCCCATAAGGGTGGTGTTGGAGGCGTTATCAAGTCACCTAAAGCCCTATAATACCCATTACTCATGGTCTAACAATATATTCCAACACCATTGAACTCTAAACGATGCTCAGGTTTCGACCATCATCGGCCGGAAATAAGTCAGGTCCAATATATTGTGTTattatgtacgttttcagttgaTCTATGTTTTgacgtaatttttttttcttcttccgGAAATGAGTCGAGTCAATTAGACTACGTTTTCAcgcatatttttatgtatgttttcagtTGATCTGCGTAatgatataaaaaaaaaatttgaaccgCCGCAGCAACGCACGGGACAATTTACTAGTTTAAAACCTTTATGTTTCGAAAACAATAACTATGACTCGATGAGCACCTTCACTTTTATTGGGCCAGTATCATAACATGTatgtttttaaattaaaatgGGCCGTCAACATATAAGCCCAACAAACTTGTAAAAAATGGGCCGTCAACAAAGCTCCACCGACCTGTATAAACCATAAATAAAAGGGAAAGAGATTACTTGAAAGacaagaaaagaaaagaagattATCACACAGAGTAAACTTGTTCATCCAGATTGTTCTTCGAGCGTCGTATCAACAATTCATACGGTAATTTTCAACTTTCAATTCTCTCAATTCAACATTACTGTAAAACACTTGTAGAATTTGAAGTAAATCTTATTGTGCATTGCGTATATTCTCAATTTcgatcatctagggtttgttcgATAATTTGTGTTTCAATATTGCAATAAGTTCAACTGAAGAAATCTGCTGTTATGATTGATGTAAATAAGAAGGTTTTGTTATGATTTGTATGTTTAAATTTCTTCGGTTAGACGCTAATACAGGAAACTTGTAGAATTCGAAGTTAATCCGATTGTACACTGTATGTATTCTTAATTTCGATCGTCTAGGGTTTGTTTGATGATTTGTGTTTGATATTACATATAGAAAAAGAAACTGAAGAGATCAGCGTTCATAATTGATGTAAATAAGAAGGCTCTGTTAGGGTTTGTATGTTTCAATTCATTCTATTAGACGTGAATATATGAAACTTGTAGAATTCGAAGTTAATCCGATTGTACACTGTATGTATTCTTATTTTcgatcaactagggtttgtttgaTGATTTTCATGTTTGATATTACAATTAGAAAAAGAAACTGAAGAGATCAACGTTCATAATTGATGTAAATAAGAAGCCTCTGTTAGGGTTTGTATGTTTCAATTCCTTCGATTCGATGTGGATATGTGAAACTTGTAGAATTCGAAGTTACTTCGATTGTACACTGTATGTATTCTTAATTTCGATCGTCTAGTGTTTGTTTGATGATTTGTGTTTGATGTTACCATTAGAAAAAGAAACTGAAGAGATCAACGTTCATAATTGATGTATATAAGAAGGTTCTGTTAGGGTTTGTATGCTAACTTGCTTCAATTAGACGCTAATTTATAAAAGTTGTTGAATATATTCTCAATTTCGAGCACCTAGGGTTTGTTAGATGATTTGTGTTTGATATTACAATTAGCAAAAGAACTGTAGAAATCAGCGTACCTATGTTTGATATTCATGATATTTTGCTTTTGATATAAAGTCTATAGAGTTTGAAAGCATCAAGGACTGGTGAATCATGAATTGTTACTTGACTTTGAGCATTGAGAATGATGATAGCTTGGAATTTGAAGTGTTTTGCTCGGTTAATGTTATTGAATTCATTATGTTTATGATCTCAGACTTCTCAGTGCGATATTACCGGATTGTTTGGATTTGCTTTTCAAAATGATCGGTGATTTGAAGAATAAGAATTAGATTCTTGGTTAATCAATTGAATATAGCTAGGGATAATTATGTAATTGCAATTTTATGATCATAGTCAGTTTTTTTGCCAAAGGAGAATTTACAATATATTCACTTAGGATGCACATCCAAAAACTCCTTGATCTTTGTTGTCTTGGGCCTAACGATTTGATGCACTATGCTTTATCGATGCCAGGCACTTGTGGTTTGGCTAATGTTACCGATATTGAGTGATTACACAAAGAGGCTTGT comes from the Helianthus annuus cultivar XRQ/B chromosome 4, HanXRQr2.0-SUNRISE, whole genome shotgun sequence genome and includes:
- the LOC110935363 gene encoding anther-specific protein SF18-like — translated: MKAKLCEKPSKTWYGECKDEVKCDKRCIEWEGAEHGSCHEREAKYMCFCYTQCRPKDKNPTPPTGKQPTPPKGGQPAPPAGTGKPSPPNDGQPVPPGSGKPGGGPPSPPPPAPPSNGGKPAPTPGGGQPTPPDGGQPAPPDSGKPGDGSPSPPPPPSDGGKQPAPPSDEGKPAPTPGGGQPAPPDGGQPAPPSPDTPGGGGPPSPPNGSQPAPPPPPPPDGSTPAPSPGGGQPSPPVGGQPAPPGCNRLLIDKLIAEALAKHKTQV